Part of the Carassius carassius chromosome 20, fCarCar2.1, whole genome shotgun sequence genome, ACAAAGTATCATGATGCAAAAGTTTGATTGTTGCAAAAGTTTCAAGGTTTAGCAGCAGGCTCGTGGTTCATGAACAAGGACCGCAAGATAAGAAtgctttgataactgcattagaatAAAATGTTATCACCATTTAAAGGTTGATTGAgtcattgtttttgtcttttgtgcATGAATTCAGGTGTTGAATGGGGCCTTCTGTTTCCTGAGGCAAATGGAGAGTACCAGTCCCCCATAAACCTTAACTCTAGGGAGGCCCGCTATGACCCGTGGCTCCTGGAGGTGGGGCTTAACCCCAACTATGTCGTTTGCAGGGACTGTGAAGTCATCAACGACGGTCATACTGTGAGGATCATGCTCAAGTCCAAATCAGGTATAACATGCTGAACGTTCACAAAAAAATGATAAACattattttctcctctttctGCCTTGTTTACCAACGTCAttcaaaattatactttttttcatttgaataccaaaatagtttttttttttaactactctTGACTAAAGTTCCCAAAAGgacagaaaacaacaaaaaagtaccataaaagcACCTAAAAAGAACTCCATGTAACTTTAGAGCAGATTGCATTCTAGCATTAGAAAGATAGTAAATGTGGATTGTAAATATGAGTAAATTAGTGGATTATTGCTACACTTATTTTTTTAACCCAACCGCTGGGTTGAACATGTTTGGTCATATGTTGGGTTGATTTTTTTCCAGTGATGGGTAGTTTTTGTTTTACACAGGCATTGGGTTAGTGGCTGGGTCAATCTCACTAACAGCTGAAACTACACTCAAACCCATGAAACAACCCTATGTGGGGCTACTTCAGCCCAGCCACTGAGTTAGGCAGAGTGCGGGCTTTTTGCATCCtctgcattttttagagtgtaaaaCATCTTAAAGTGCCCTTATTGTGccatttcatgcagtgtgtaaagtagctgtatgtgaatgtaaacaatctgcaaagttgAAAAGCCGAAAGTGCACGATAAATTaagttattgtctcccaaaataAAGAATCGACTCTGAACAGGTGAAACGAGTCGTTAGAAATTCGAATCGTCACAGGCTACACGTCACGGGGCAACACATTTCCATAATCCGTGCCTATGTTCTAATTCAGTATCCTACTTATTTGGACCCTCTACTCCaatgaatcacaacctgtaagtatgatatataatagatgtttatattttttataaagcgTTCAAAATTGAAATGGGCAGATCGTTTCCGACACGCGCTGTACgccgtagaccaatcacaacagactaagccatctgaccaatcagagcaggtttatggaaaggaggggtttagagagactggaTCTTTGAACTGCTTTAAACGAATCATTTGAGAATCTctggaaaatgaggtgatattaaatgcatattttgagaaaacaaaagcatttttttgacCTTttagactcccaaaacaatattaggaaccgtAAAAATTGTATAATGGGACACTTTAAATCTTACTTTGTTCACACAATTTCGTTtgattacaaaagataataatagtTCAGAGGTCAGGTGCAGGGTTAtacttaactaaaactaaaagaactgggtaacactttagaccAATTCTCACTAAGTGGGGtggaatcacggctttgagaaatataaaacatacacaaacaaaaccaaattaaaccctgcggcttgtgatgatacattgatgtgtaaagatacAAAACCATCGATCTGTGctagaaactgaacagtatttatatagtttttacctctgattttcaccgcaatgtctgaactgtcctgagcatgTTCGCCTCTTCTTCAGCCTGCGAGTGATGGGtcttcttgctttacagcagatcgcagacttataaatgcattaccgccacctatctcttaaatggaccattgacactctatctacaatctcaattgggattgtcaatggtccacttgagagataggtagcAGTTAAAAAATATCAGGCATTATAACCGCCTTGGATGTGATTTATCCATTTAATGGTTGCCCATTATTTGGAACATCAGGGcaattaaataatgacagaattttcattttgggctgaGCGATCTCTTTAAACAAGATCTCATTAGGGTCAGGGATCTGTAAGAAATGGGACCCAAATGCAGAATGAGCAGACAAGGGTATTTTATCAACAAAACATAGACTGGAACAGCTGGGGGAATTTGCAGTGAAACGGTTCAAACAGATGGGCAGGGCAGACAATACGGGCAGGAGGGATGACCACAGAGACGGTCCAAGATGACCACGGGCTTGAGCACAGAGGAAGCAGCTCCAGAGGAAGGGCCAGGCAGACACAGGAAACCCGTAGCTTTAAGTGAAACTCAAATGTCACCAGTCTAGTCGCCAGGTAGAGACTCACGAGACTTGACACGTGAGAGAGGTGAGCTGCTTCCAGGCAGTGGGGTTCAGTGGCCAGGAAATCTGAGTGGGGGCAAGACAGGACAATACACAAAACAAGACTAGACTCAAAACACAGACAATAGAAAACAAAGAGTgaacaaaaggcaaaataaccaaaactatccaaagaaataaaccagtttaaaaacaaaaagccagGATCCAAAAAAGGAACTGCACTCTCAAACTGAGTTAATGAAACCCTAaatcaaaaagagaaaaacaaaaactagattaggatgtgcacatttaaaaaacaagaaCTAGATAAAACTAAAAGGCCAAAAAGGAACCGAGGATATAGACTAACTAGACAAGAGATCAAAAACAACTTGagcaagatcaaaaggataactTCTGGCCCAAGAAGCAGGTAAACACCAAaaacgaaccagcagagacacaaggaaagagaacccgatatatagagcagtacacatgaggatcaggtgaaaacgatcaagcagacaagggctaaacaagggggcgtgaccaggggtaacaaggaggtgggacaaggggagcacgtggcagaaccgaacaaagacagaaccatgtgcttagacacaaaacaaacaaagaaacatggaacagagacaagatggacaggactgtcagggcaggatcctgacaattAGTGGCATCACAAGATGTTTTgcttttgttggtcacagagaGTTTAAATGACATACATCTGCTGTCTGTGAGAAACCTATATGTACAGTGAGCTTGTTTTGTCATTTCATCCTGTTCTCTTTCCTGTGAACTTTGTAATGCCATTCAGTTGTGACTGGGGGTCCGCTCCCTAGTGACCATGAGTATGAACTGAGCGAGGTGCGGTTCCACTGGGGCAAAGAGAACCAGAGGGGATCTGAACACACTGTCAACTTCAAGGCTTTTCCTATGGAGGTCAGTGTCACTCCGCCAGTTCTGGCCATATCATCAACTTCTCTTGTTGGTTCTCTCACTTACTCACACTCTCTGATGTTTAAAGGACAGATTAAAACAAGCCTGCTTCACACCACACAAATAAACAGCACATATTTATTTTGGGGCGTATATCAACAGGCCACAGTGTTCACTCTGCAGAAGCAATGCAAGTAACACCAGCACATCAGCTGCTGTATCCATTTGACTTATGAAGAAGGAAGTCTTTTTAGCTACAAAACCATAAACTGGGAGCTCAATCCAAAAACAACAATACCACATGCTCTAAAGTGGGATTTATCATCAAGTGATCTATTCAAAACACCTGGCACCTGCTCTCCTACTTCTGGTCTTCTGTACACAATGAGAAAGATAAGGACACACTTTTAACGTGTTACCATACTTTTCAACCTGTTAGCGAAACTGCGAGTCAAACGAGTCTTTTAACACAAAACAGAATTGGCATCCTCACCTTCATAATTTGGCATACTTTGCAGTATATGTTAATTTCAGAGTTAGGGTCAAATCACTCAATTAGTAATAAATATCTCTCACAGCTTCATCTAATCCACTGGAACTCTACATTATTCAATGGCGTGGAGGAAGCCATGGGCAAGAAAAAAGGCATTCTTATCATCGCCCTGTTTGTGCAGGTATCACACTTCACCACATGGAGGCCATCATACCAGATACAAAACTACCCAAAAATGTTGTGTAAATAAACGTGGTATTAGTGGTGTAAATGTAGAAGACCTTTCAGGAAAAAGGCTGTTTTTTTGTGTCTTGGAATTGTGTGACAATGGTGCTCTAATTTGTTCTATGCAGATTGGGAAGGAACATCTTGGGCTGAAGGCCATCACAGACGTCCTGCAGGACCTGCAGTATAAGGTGAGCAGAATAAGTATAAGTGGCTCACCAGAGACTATAGCCAAAAATACGACTCATATACTTGTGACCTAaaatttctttttgtgtgtgtgtgtatacagggaAAGACAAAAATAATTCCATGTTTTAACCCCAACACATTACTGCCTGGTAAATTCATAATCTGTTATACtgatatttgcatttttatatttgatctttGCTGACAGTATCTTGATATAGGCCtatgtgtatctgtgtgtatCTAACTGTCTCCATTGGTTCGTCTGCCTCCTTAGATCCTCTCTTAAGAGATTACTGGGTGTATGAGGGCTCTTTAACCACACCACCCTGTAGTGAGAGCGTCACCTGGATTCTTTACCGTTACCCCCTTACCATCTCTCAGATGCAGGTAACACCTCACAGctataattaaatattactattactcAAATATGTATGTAATATAGTGGCTAAATATCTGGACTAGGAAAATTGATATCTTTGCTCTATTCAAACATAATGATAAGTTTATGTAGATTTTCTAAGCATATTGCAGCTGTGCTTGGAGAGTGTTTATGTGTTCCGTATTTCAGTTCTGTCATTTGTGATAGTGTTTTTTTCTTAACAATATAAACTTGTAGGTTACTCAAAGCGTACATTAAGTGTAACATTATttatgtctttactgccactttttaCTTCATCAATTCAGTTCAATGTATCCTTGCTGGGTAAAAATATATCTTTCAAATAtcaaaatcttgctgaccccagaCTTAAACTAGTGCATAATGCCTCTTCATTTGTTAGAACACTAATTTATATAAATACGTAAAAGGGGAAATCATAAACCGACTTGACGTGACTTGAACAGGGTGGGGTTTACCACAGTGATATACATCATAAGTTAAAGAACAATATGCTGTTTGTCTGGAACTGCATTATCTTTGATCTCAATGACTGGCAGAGCAGGGGTACTTTCAAGTAAACGCCAGTCATATATTGATTTTGAGGTCAAGCATGAAAGCAGGTCAGGGTCTTGTCTGTGTTTGATGACTATAACATGTTTGATATTAATTGTTTCCATTTCAGATTAAGTCAACATGCAACACTGATATGTTATCCCCGTTTTGTACTTATACAGGGTATCTGACCCTGCTTATGTCATGGCTTCAAACAAATTCTTCAGAATATTATAAAAAGAAGTTACAAGGGAGAAATAATGGTGAAAAGGAGGAAAAGATACTCTTGCTTTATCATTTTTGCAAAAAAGCTCACACCCAGGGTCCACATTCAACACTCCCATAAGAAAGTAAAAGAATGGAGTTGCATATCGCTTGTCACAATACAcatttttcaaagcagctttaaagaaaatcaagatgttaatgtttataatgtctTCTTAAGTTTATGCCTTATAGTTGCATTCATCAGATTAGAGCTGGTcgataatatagtttacattttattaagtttattttacACAGTACAGCTCAACGTGGATAATGTACcgtataaatatatttgtgaccctgACGTCCAAAAAACCAATCAAAAGGGTAAATTTttaaaaattgagatttataaaagcagaataaataagctttccattgatgtatgcaTTGATGATGTTAGGATAAGACAATacttggctgagatacaactatttgaaaatctggaatctgaggttgcaaaaaaaataataattagaaaatcacttttaaagttgtcaaaatgacgttcttagcaatgcatattacgtatatataaaaaaattacgttttgatatatttacaaatttacaaaatatcttcaaggaacatgaACATGATTTTACTTTGGcataatataaaaatttttttgacccatacaatgtattgttggctattgctacaaatatacctgtgcaatttatgactgttttttttatgtttttttgttaattCCGGGTGAATAAACAGGTGAATACTGGCCTTCTTTCAACTAACATTCAACCCTTTTCTCTGTCCCAGATTGAGGAGTTTCGCCGTCTCAGGTCCCATATTAAAGGAGCAGAGCTTCCAGAAGGCAATGACGGGATGCTGGGGGACAACTTCAGACCCACCCAGCCCCTGAGTGACAGGGTGGTCAGGGCAGCCTTCCAGTAAAACCCCCACTGCAGGATCCATTTTAATCAGCCATGGGTAACTTGTCAGGAGATTGTATGCTGTTCTTTGTTTATTCAAGCGGAGCGCCCTCATTTGAGCATAATGCGATGGCTTATGTATGGCTTCGGCTCCTCTTTGTAAAGGAGGAGCTAGATTAGGCTCCTCACATTAGCTGATTAAATGTCTCATTGTCTAGGTTGAATCAAGAGCCCACCTGGATTTTCAGAATGCAAACCTGTTAGTACTTCCAGAATTAAACAAAACTGAAGATTCATCTCCATGTGACCAATAACTATACAAAAGCTCCTGCTTAGTGTGCAGTGGCTTAATGGAAATAGGCCAAGTTCTCTTAGCAGTATTAGCATCACTATACAATAGCGTGCTGCAAGAGTTAGAGAAATAGAGTAACCCACTTCCTTCTGATCTAGGACTAGCTGCAGAATTGTGTATAGATCTGTCTATTTCTAGAGCTCTCAAGGGGACACCTGGGTCTGCCTGCACTGTTCTGGACTGTCTTGCTTTATAAGCAGTGCTTTATCTGCCCATATTCCTCTattgattcagatgagatgactgGAGAATgcaattttattgtttattacaaacatgcagctttttgcttcacaatattgatggactggagtggtgtggatcacttgtggattattttgttgttttgatcagctgttttagactctcgttctgatggcacccattcactgcagaggatccattagtgagcaaattATGTCATGTTAAATTTCTCTTAATCTGTTCCAATATAAATGGCCTGAGGATGCGTACAGTTTCAGCAAACTAAATTACTTTTAATATAGTTACTTATAATAATGTTGAGCAGAGCTACTCCAGCACTCTTCTCACTTTCAGCACAAATTAACAGTTTTCATGTTTGtttgaaattgaaatgaaataatgTTATTCACCTCAGATTTGGATCATAAAATTGATTCATACAAGCTATGAGCTGTAAATACCACAATAAACGAACTCTTCAAACACGGAGTAGacatcatttatcacttcctacattttatatgaaaaataCCCAACTAGGTCAAGTATGTTGCAATCATCTTCAAACCATGAACTGTCAATAAATGAGACTAATATCAGGATGTAAATTAGCTGAATCAGTACTAACGAGTAAAACTGATGTCAACAGATTAGGCAATAATATGCCTCCTCACTAATTGCATTTGAAAGACCTTCTGACTCTCCTCTAGGCAAATTAGTCATGTTAAGACCGTTTTCAGctacatgtttttcttttttttggcgcACATACGTATTTATATAATGACACGTACACCCATTTTCCATTGCtcttacattttttaattctctCCCCACCTCTCTcctatacacccccccccccccccccacacacacatatgaacacACTACTTCCTCTGTGCTAAGTAACAGAGAACACATGCATGACAAACTGATGGATGCACAGTGAGATATTGTTCAGGTGTAATAGATATCTAATGGTCACATGACTGCCTCACAAATCAGCAATGTGTGATTGACATGTGAATTAGGGATCCACAGATCCTTATTCTCTTCCGATTTAAACAGTCCTGTAGAATTCTGAAAGTAACGGTAAAGCCTTttaaaaaactgtgtgtgtgtgtatgtgtgtgtgtgtatgcatgtagagttaatttttttttttttcagagattaGAATGATGAAGAACTAGAGATGAAGGCTCTACAATGTCCTGGCTAAAGTGAAAGTTTGAAAGTTCATCACTTCCTGTAGAGTTGCTTGGGCATTGTTTTGTAGTTAACCGTCCTGAGTATGGCCCTGATGTGTGCAAAATGCTGCTTTTactgttcattttaaaacacaattataCTGGATTTCATGTAAACGCATGGAAGCTAGTGAGTATGAAGAGAAGCCTGGTGATAAGCTTGTATGGAAAAGTGAAAGAGTATATTAACACTTGATGAATATTGTTATAATACTGCAATTAAGAAGTTTAACAACAATATGTTGCATGTGTGTAGTCCTATAAATGTGGCTTTATAGGAACATCATACTACACAGCACAAGACTGACATGTAATGTAGGCAGACCAGTTCCATACACTGTTTGATTATTTCTGATATTCTGATAAATAATTTGACATTATCAGAATCAGTTAAGTCATATAAATGTCTGTACATTGAATGCTTTTAAATATtagcactgaaataaattaattctgTTGAATTAACTGATTCAAGCTACAAAGACTGGATTCATgggtgtaatttttttctttaacagatgAACGAACAGAATATGAAGGACCATATagttatattgtttgttttaaatgtattttgatagATAGCTGTATCGCTTAGATCTGCAGATTCAGTGCTCAGCAGGTGGCATACAGCAGTTTAATAGATAACTAGTCTATTGGTCTTTCATTATCTTGCTTTACAAAACTTTTTTAGCAATGCTGTACTTTTTTTTGTAGTCCCACAAAAAGAAACACGATTCATTGACAGATATGTGTCTGTATGTCATATTATTTCTGAAACCTGAACAACCACAGACTCTGCTGTTCTCATGGGAAACCACGTTTAGGTGAAAAGAACTGATTATGCATACCTTGAAAACCTCTTGTCATCATAACAACTGAcatgtaattatgtatatataatatatatatatatatatataattttgttttgtttcagttttaataattttactacATTATCCTAAACTTATTACAGTAAATTTCCAAtgcctaattttcatttaatttattttattattatagttattttatttctgctttaaaaataacattactgATGTTTCATCAAGTGACCTATTTAAAAATCTCTGACAGCATGCTGTCATTTAGGGCGTTGACATGAAGCAAACTTACTGATTTTATTGTAATCGCATTACCTATTCCACTGATCCACAAGGAAATATTAACATCCCCCATAGCAACTAGCATATGCAGCTCCACCCAGCAGCTTCAAAGCTTCTAAAACAATATTGAAGCAAACTGTTTGTCTTCTGAATACAGAGGATCCACACCTGTTTGTTTGCATTGAAAAGGCATGTAATTGTGGTAAACAGTAGAAACTGTAGAACAGAATACCATGGTAAGATCCAAAGTACCATGGCACATTCACTATCATGGTACATTATgcagcacaatgttttttttctttttcttaccaACACTACCATTTCACACAAGTCACATAAGTAGTTAGGCCTAGTACTATTATTATCTTGCATGTTGCTACAGTGTGgtgtgctgctgctgtaggtcCACAAATGACATAGAAGAGAAGACACAGACATAGAATTGGACTTAGAATTTTTTTAGTCATAACGGCTGTATAAAGAGATGTAGTTGTTATATCACTTTATGATTTTTAGAAGGCTGATACTTCTAGCTACCGAAGACGGATGTGTTTAGTGTGGATTGAAAAGCGCTACAGCGCCCTCAGCTGTCTGTGAAAAAAAAGACAGCAACCAATATCACTAGATGCATTACACAAATGACAGTAATTTGAAGGCATTGCGAGGTCCACGACAAAAAGATAGCACTAGGGTCACTTTAAAGACTTAAAATCTCTCTATCGATTATGGAAAGCTGATAGCAGTTTCACATCAGAGATCAGAATCATCAACTCTTTAAAAAGGATGTGAACATTTATGGGTGGCTCCTCATTTAATGCTGTGGGTGAAGTGCACGAGAGGAGATTTCATCTTCAAACACACTCGATGAGCAAATCGTCATGCTCTGACATCATGGTGAATGGTTAATTGAGGCAGTCAACCTAGTGTGTCACGCTAAATGAAGTGTTTCACTCCAGTAATCAGCAAGAAGATTCGCACAATGCCCATCAGACAGCTAATTCCTCAATCCTCTTGTCGTTATTAAGACTTGATTAGAGGGAAATTATAGCATGACAAATAAACAAGATACAGATGTTAATGTGTTAATAGCTCTCCCTAGGGCCTGAAACAGAGGCAGATTATAACAATCAGTCACAAATGCTATCAGTCTAAAATGGAACAACAAACATGAGCAACAagcgtgcattcacacacacacacacacacacacacacacacacacacacacacacacacacacacacacacacacacacacacacagtttgtttTTCCTATCACTATGAGGACTGTCCATTCACTGCTATTGTTTTTATACTTGAGCTAATGATTTTATATTCCCAtacccctaaaccaaaccctcacataacacttctttctttctttctttctttctttctttctttctttctttctttctttctttctttctttctttctttctttctttctttcttttacacttacaatatgtaaaatatattcactATTAACAAAGAGTTTTCTCTGAACAAACTCCttatttactgcttattaatagttagtaaattagttgttaaatttaggtatggggTTGGATTAAGAGAGCTAAAATATGATCAtgcatgcagaataaggcattaatgtgtgtgtaataaacagctaatatgctGGTGATATACATGCTAGGTAACTAGTAAATgatgagaattggtccttaaaataaagtgttaccaaatacacaatattagtattaaata contains:
- the LOC132096578 gene encoding carbonic anhydrase-related protein-like, which codes for MADNVIEETDNYPGKDELDWGYEEGVEWGLLFPEANGEYQSPINLNSREARYDPWLLEVGLNPNYVVCRDCEVINDGHTVRIMLKSKSVVTGGPLPSDHEYELSEVRFHWGKENQRGSEHTVNFKAFPMELHLIHWNSTLFNGVEEAMGKKKGILIIALFVQIGKEHLGLKAITDVLQDLQYKGKTKIIPCFNPNTLLPDPLLRDYWVYEGSLTTPPCSESVTWILYRYPLTISQMQIEEFRRLRSHIKGAELPEGNDGMLGDNFRPTQPLSDRVVRAAFQ